A DNA window from Impatiens glandulifera chromosome 7, dImpGla2.1, whole genome shotgun sequence contains the following coding sequences:
- the LOC124946201 gene encoding uncharacterized mitochondrial protein AtMg00810-like — MEISSIPMESYSIHIFVTHAKSSRKIFLSKRKYVLDFISDIGVLGCKPVASPFEANHKPDIAYVVGVVSQYMHDPRETHTDAVHCIMRYLKTTPGYFAFVGGNLVTWRINKQTVVARSNADAEYRVVALGVSELLWT, encoded by the exons atGGAGATTTCTTCGATTCCCATGGAGTCTTATTCGATTCACATCTTTGTCACTCATG CCAAATCATCTCGTAAGATCTTTCTCTCCAAACGAAAGTATGTCCTTGATTTCATATCTGATATTGGGGTGCTGGGATGTAAACCTGTAGCCTCGCCTTTTGAAGCTAATCATAA GCCTGACATTGCATATGTTGTTGGTGTTGTGAGTCAATACATGCATGATCCTCGTGAGACTCATACGGATGCAGTCCATTGTATTATGAGATACTTGAAGACAACACCAG GCTATTTTGCCTTTGTTGGAGGTAACCTGGTAACTTGGCGCATCAATAAGCAAACGGTGGTAGCAAGGTCTAATGCCGATGCAGAGTATAGAGTTGTGGCTCTTGGCGTTAGTGAGCTCTTGTGGACTTAG